One genomic region from Paramicrobacterium agarici encodes:
- the ligA gene encoding NAD-dependent DNA ligase LigA: MSDAELRLGLVTDASELSPEQAADEARELTSRIVELRDAYYDRDTSLVSDQEYDQLLRRLAQLEDAYPQLRGQDSPTQTVGGRAETTLFAPVVHAERMLSLDNVFSDDELREWAARTERAAGRSIRYLTELKIDGLAVNLRYQNGRLVSAATRGDGVVGEDVTENVRYIPSIPRRLLGEGHPELVEVRGEIFFPVEAFTALNERQQMVGEKVFANPRNAASGSLRQKAESKTDAQRELMRDRLSRLQMLVHGIGAWQNPPVDSQSGIYELLTEWGLPTSTHYRVLDGIDGVVDFIHWYGENRGSVEHEIDGIVVKVDELALHDELGATSRAPRWATAFKYPPEQVNTLLRDIVVSVGRTGRATPYAVVDPVRVAGSTVSQATLHNQDVVKAKGVLIGDTVVLRKAGDVIPEILGPVVEMRTGAERAFVMPSACPECGTPLRPAKEGDIDLRCPNSRSCPAQVRGRVEHIGSRGALDIDALGEVTAAALTQPFIPETPPLVTEAGLFSLTLDDIIDVEVIVKDADTGLEQVEDGEPKQRTPFKKIVLEYPPGAADMDAAERRRRGIRKDYRATYPSVQAETLLRELESAKTKPLSRILVALNIRHVGPVAARALADWFGSLDEIRHASREELADVEGVGGIIADSVLDWFDVDWHRDIVTAWANAGVQFSTPGHPGPGAAAKQGGVLAGLTVVATGSLEGFTRDEAKEAIIAAGGKAASSVSKKTDYVAAGPGAGSKLGKAEELGLPILDAEQFARLVTEGPAFLAGTENAD; the protein is encoded by the coding sequence ATGTCGGACGCTGAACTTAGACTTGGACTCGTGACTGACGCGAGTGAACTGAGTCCTGAGCAGGCCGCCGACGAAGCCCGCGAGCTGACCTCGCGCATCGTCGAGCTGCGCGACGCCTACTACGACCGCGACACGTCGCTCGTCTCCGACCAGGAGTACGACCAGTTGCTGCGACGGCTCGCGCAACTCGAAGACGCCTACCCGCAGCTGCGCGGGCAGGACTCACCGACGCAGACCGTCGGCGGGCGGGCAGAGACGACACTGTTCGCTCCCGTCGTGCATGCCGAGCGGATGCTGAGTCTTGACAACGTCTTCAGCGACGACGAGCTGCGGGAATGGGCGGCGCGCACCGAGCGCGCGGCGGGCCGCAGCATCCGTTACCTCACCGAGCTGAAGATCGACGGGCTCGCCGTGAACCTGCGATATCAGAACGGCAGGCTCGTGTCGGCGGCGACCCGCGGAGACGGCGTCGTCGGCGAGGACGTCACCGAGAACGTCAGGTACATTCCGTCGATCCCGCGCCGGCTGTTGGGAGAGGGGCACCCAGAGCTCGTCGAGGTGCGGGGCGAGATCTTCTTTCCCGTTGAGGCGTTCACGGCGCTCAACGAGCGCCAGCAGATGGTCGGTGAGAAGGTCTTCGCGAATCCGCGCAATGCGGCAAGCGGAAGCCTCCGGCAGAAGGCCGAGAGCAAGACGGACGCTCAGCGTGAGCTCATGCGCGACCGGCTCTCGAGACTGCAGATGCTCGTGCACGGCATCGGCGCCTGGCAGAATCCTCCCGTCGACAGCCAGTCGGGCATCTATGAGCTGCTCACGGAGTGGGGTCTGCCGACATCGACCCACTATCGCGTGCTCGACGGGATCGACGGCGTGGTCGACTTCATTCACTGGTACGGAGAGAACCGCGGGTCCGTCGAGCATGAGATCGACGGCATCGTCGTCAAGGTCGACGAACTTGCCCTTCACGACGAGCTCGGAGCGACGAGCCGGGCGCCGCGATGGGCGACCGCGTTCAAGTACCCGCCAGAGCAGGTGAATACGCTCCTGCGCGACATCGTCGTGAGCGTGGGGAGAACCGGTCGCGCTACGCCGTATGCGGTTGTCGACCCCGTGCGGGTCGCAGGGTCGACGGTGAGCCAGGCGACGCTGCACAATCAAGACGTCGTGAAGGCGAAGGGCGTGCTGATCGGTGACACTGTCGTGCTCCGCAAGGCAGGCGACGTCATTCCCGAGATCCTCGGACCTGTCGTTGAAATGCGCACGGGAGCCGAACGAGCGTTCGTCATGCCGAGTGCGTGCCCGGAGTGCGGCACGCCGCTGCGCCCTGCGAAAGAGGGCGACATCGATCTGCGCTGCCCCAACTCCCGGTCGTGTCCCGCCCAGGTGCGCGGGCGCGTCGAACACATCGGCAGCAGGGGAGCCCTCGACATCGATGCGCTCGGAGAGGTGACGGCGGCCGCCCTGACGCAGCCGTTCATTCCCGAGACGCCGCCGCTGGTCACAGAGGCCGGGCTGTTCTCGCTGACGCTCGACGACATCATCGACGTCGAGGTGATCGTGAAAGACGCGGACACCGGGCTCGAGCAGGTCGAAGACGGCGAGCCGAAGCAGCGCACGCCGTTCAAGAAAATTGTGCTCGAGTATCCTCCGGGAGCCGCAGACATGGATGCCGCAGAGCGGCGCCGTCGCGGCATTCGCAAAGATTACCGCGCGACGTATCCGTCCGTGCAGGCGGAGACACTGCTGCGAGAGCTAGAGAGTGCGAAGACGAAGCCGCTGTCGCGGATCCTCGTCGCGCTGAACATCCGGCACGTCGGGCCGGTGGCGGCGCGGGCTCTCGCCGACTGGTTCGGGTCTCTCGATGAGATTCGCCACGCGAGCCGCGAGGAGCTCGCCGATGTGGAGGGGGTCGGCGGCATCATCGCAGATTCCGTGCTCGACTGGTTCGATGTCGACTGGCACCGTGACATCGTCACGGCGTGGGCCAACGCCGGGGTGCAGTTCTCGACGCCAGGTCATCCGGGGCCTGGAGCGGCGGCGAAGCAGGGCGGGGTGCTCGCAGGGCTGACGGTCGTCGCAACAGGATCGCTCGAGGGCTTCACACGCGACGAAGCGAAGGAGGCGATCATCGCTGCGGGCGGAAAGGCGGCATCAAGCGTGTCGAAGAAGACGGACTACGTCGCCGCCGGTCCCGGCGCAGGTTCCAAACTCGGCAAGGCCGAAGAACTCGGGCTTCCGATTCTCGACGCCGAGCAGTTCGCACGCCTCGTGACCGAAGGGCCCGCGTTTCTCGCCGGCACTGAGAATGCGGACTGA
- a CDS encoding IclR family transcriptional regulator: MAQNADPYRVESVDRAMQLLDLLTERGALSVTEAAAELSVAASTAHRLLTTMTHRGFVEQGEKRLYHPGSKLTGQRADGNQLRQIVRTMRPHVESLAHRLNETVHLLILTGPDVRFLDGVEGTQWLRVGLRIGSRTPAFATSGGKAILADLGDASIPALYPTGLPRWRDQQPAPLDALRRELAHVRGRGYAVNFGESEPNVVAIGVCIGREPSLALSVAIPKERYDENVEKALARELLATAASIRSH, encoded by the coding sequence GTGGCTCAGAATGCGGACCCCTATCGGGTCGAATCGGTTGATCGGGCAATGCAGCTGCTCGATCTGCTCACCGAGCGCGGAGCGCTCAGCGTCACCGAAGCGGCTGCCGAGCTCTCGGTCGCCGCATCGACGGCGCACCGCCTGCTCACGACGATGACGCACCGCGGATTCGTCGAGCAGGGAGAGAAGCGCCTGTACCACCCTGGCTCAAAGCTCACGGGGCAGCGTGCCGACGGAAACCAGCTGCGCCAGATCGTACGAACGATGCGGCCACACGTCGAGTCGCTCGCGCATCGGCTGAACGAAACGGTTCACCTGCTCATCCTGACCGGCCCCGACGTGCGGTTTCTCGACGGCGTCGAGGGCACGCAATGGCTGAGGGTGGGTCTGCGCATCGGCTCGCGAACGCCCGCATTCGCGACGTCAGGAGGCAAGGCGATCCTCGCCGACCTCGGCGACGCGTCCATTCCCGCCCTCTACCCCACGGGCCTGCCGCGATGGCGAGACCAGCAACCGGCGCCTCTCGACGCCCTCCGGCGCGAGCTGGCGCACGTTCGCGGGCGCGGATACGCCGTCAACTTCGGAGAGAGCGAACCCAACGTCGTCGCGATCGGCGTCTGCATCGGCCGAGAGCCTTCACTCGCGCTGTCCGTCGCGATTCCGAAGGAGCGCTACGACGAGAACGTCGAGAAGGCTCTCGCCCGGGAGCTGCTCGCTACCGCAGCATCCATTCGCTCGCACTGA
- the mnmA gene encoding tRNA 2-thiouridine(34) synthase MnmA produces MKVLAAMSGGVDSAVAAARAVDAGHDVVGVHLALSRMPGTLRTGSRGCCTIEDSMDAQRAANMIGIPYYVWDFSERFKEDVVDDFIAEYAAGRTPNPCLRCNEKIKFAALLEKALDLGFDAVCTGHYASIDYDADGNRELHRASAWAKDQSYVLGVLTAEQLEHSLFPLGDTPSKDLVREEAAQRGFTVASKPDSHDICFIPDGDTRGWLAEHVGSATGEIRDREGNIVGSHEGAHAYTVGQRRGLNLGVPAPDGRPRFVLEVKPRSNEVIVGPKEALAIAEIAGTRYSWAGQPPQHSEEEFACHVQIRAHADPVPATASLTQNDETGEPEVVVRPHTPLDGVAPGQSAVLYVGTRVLGQFTIDRTVSAVPVGASA; encoded by the coding sequence ATGAAGGTTCTCGCTGCCATGTCCGGAGGAGTGGACTCGGCTGTCGCAGCCGCGCGCGCTGTCGACGCGGGTCATGACGTCGTCGGGGTTCACCTTGCTCTCAGCCGAATGCCCGGAACGCTGCGAACAGGCAGCCGCGGGTGCTGCACGATCGAGGACTCCATGGACGCGCAGCGCGCGGCCAACATGATCGGCATTCCGTACTACGTGTGGGACTTCTCCGAGCGCTTCAAAGAAGACGTCGTCGACGACTTCATCGCCGAGTACGCGGCGGGCCGCACGCCGAACCCGTGCCTGCGCTGCAACGAGAAGATCAAGTTCGCCGCGCTGCTCGAGAAGGCTCTCGATCTTGGTTTCGACGCTGTGTGCACGGGTCATTACGCGAGCATCGACTACGACGCTGACGGCAACCGCGAACTGCACCGCGCGAGCGCATGGGCGAAAGACCAGTCGTATGTTCTCGGCGTTCTCACGGCAGAACAGCTCGAGCACTCGCTCTTCCCTCTCGGCGACACGCCTTCGAAGGATCTCGTTCGCGAGGAGGCGGCGCAGCGCGGCTTCACTGTCGCGAGCAAGCCAGACAGCCACGACATCTGTTTCATTCCCGACGGTGACACGCGCGGATGGCTTGCCGAGCACGTGGGCTCCGCGACAGGCGAGATCCGGGATCGCGAGGGAAATATCGTCGGCTCGCACGAGGGCGCTCATGCCTACACGGTCGGGCAGCGTCGCGGGCTCAACCTCGGTGTTCCTGCGCCTGACGGGCGACCGCGATTCGTTCTCGAAGTGAAGCCGCGCAGCAACGAGGTGATCGTCGGCCCCAAGGAGGCTCTCGCGATCGCCGAGATCGCCGGAACTCGCTACAGCTGGGCCGGGCAGCCGCCGCAGCACAGCGAAGAGGAGTTCGCGTGCCACGTGCAGATCCGCGCCCACGCCGATCCCGTTCCCGCGACGGCCTCACTCACTCAGAACGACGAGACGGGTGAACCGGAGGTCGTCGTTCGACCGCACACTCCTCTTGACGGAGTCGCACCGGGACAGAGCGCGGTGCTCTATGTGGGCACGCGCGTGCTCGGGCAGTTCACGATCGACCGTACCGTGAGCGCTGTCCCGGTCGGCGCATCGGCCTGA